A region of Dictyostelium discoideum AX4 chromosome 1 chromosome, whole genome shotgun sequence DNA encodes the following proteins:
- the pyd1 gene encoding dihydropyrimidine dehydrogenase gives MTGHTGDVSQVHDIEILALNPTVNKHATFKPTIVSKKDKENWARLDHCKKGCELKNDFEDVKPTTLTERGALFESARCLKCADAPCQKGCPTQLDIKSFISSISTKNYYGAAKTIFSDNPLGLTCGMVCPVSSLCQYGCNLAATEEGPINIGGLQQFATEVFKKMNIPQIRDPSLTPLSQLPESYKAKIALIGCGPTSISCATFLGRLGYTDVTIFEKEQYLGGLSSSEIPNYRLNYEVVEFEIKLMKDLGVKVEYGKRLGENGFTVESLQKQGYEAIYLGIGMPEPKIDPVFNELTSDQGFFSSKEFLPKVSKASKAGMCGCKSQLPQLNGRVIVLGAGDTAFDCATSAFRCGASRVTVCFRRGFSDMRAVPEEVDIAKDERCEFLPYVLPKQVIKRDGKVVAMEFYKTEKGDDGNYSVDEDQFFRVKCDYIISAFGSQIGSVAESCSPLQFNKWGTADIDPMTMTSKHAEWLFCGGDLVGNGTTVEAVNDGKTASWNIHKYLQSLHGIPIPDGPPQLPNFFTPIDLVDISVEMCGMKFPNPFGLASATPATSAAMIRRSFEQGWGFAVTKTFSLDKDLVTNVSPRIVRGTTSGHHFGPGQGAFLNIELISEKTCHYWCKAIGELKRDFPDRIVIASIMCGFNKEDWTQLAKMAEASGADGIELNLSCPHGMGEKGMGLACGQDTELVFHICQWVRAATRLPFFAKLTPNVTEIKEIAKAAHDGGADGVTAINTVSGLMGLKGDSNAWPAIGDEKRTTYGGVSGNATRPIALRAVSSIRKSLPDYPIMATGGADSADATIQFLHCGASVVQICSSVQNQDFTVVQDYITGLKTYLYMQSREDLLQWDGQSPPNEIINKNPKLKGLPKFGKYLLERNRIDTEEKQNIDLQKVKNPLVPSPNPTHPVPSLKDQINRAIPRIGRHDDLKRDQQVVALIDEDKCINCGKCYMTCNDSGYQAIKFDGKTHIPLVTDLCTGCDLCLSVCPVPDCITMVPRETIYVPDRGLTVQN, from the coding sequence ggatgtgaattaaaaaatgattttgaagatGTTAAACCAACAACATTAACAGAGAGAGGAGCATTATTTGAATCAGCAAGATGTTTAAAATGTGCAGATGCACCATGTCAAAAAGGATGTCCAACTCAATTggatattaaatcatttattagtTCAATTTCAACCAAAAACTATTATGGAGCAGCAAAGACAATTTTCTCTGATAATCCATTAGGTTTAACATGTGGTATGGTTTGTCCAGTTAGTTCATTATGTCAATATGGTTGTAATTTAGCAGCAACAGAAGAGGGACCAATCAATATTGGTGGTCTTCAACAATTTGCCACTGAAGTATTCAAAAAGATGAATATTCCACAAATTCGTGATCCATCCTTAACACCATTGAGTCAATTACCAGAGAGTTATAAAGCAAAGATTGCTTTGATTGGTTGTGGTCCAACCTCAATTAGTTGTGCAACATTTTTAGGTCGTTTAGGTTACACAGATGTCACCATCTTTGAAAAGGAACAATACTTGGGTGGTCTTAGCAGTAGTGAAATTCCAAACTATCGTCTCAATTATGAAGtggttgaatttgaaatcaaGTTAATGAAAGATTTAGGTGTAAAAGTTGAATATGGTAAACGTTTAGGTGAGAATGGCTTCACCGTTGAATCATTACAAAAACAAGGTTATGAAGCCATTTACTTGGGTATTGGTATGCCTGAACCAAAGATTGATCCAGTCTTTAACGAGTTGACAAGTGATCAAGGTTTTTTCAGTAGTAAAGAGTTCTTACCAAAAGTTAGCAAAGCCTCAAAGGCTGGTATGTGCGGTTGTAAATCACAATTACCACAACTCAATGGTAGAGTTATTGTATTGGGTGCTGGTGATACCGCTTTCGATTGTGCTACCTCTGCTTTCCGTTGCGGTGCATCACGTGTTACCGTTTGTTTCCGTCGTGGTTTCTCTGATATGAGAGCCGTTCCTGAAGAAGTTGACATTGCCAAGGATGAACGTTGTGAGTTCCTTCCATACGTTTTACCAAAACAAGTCATTAAACGTGATGGAAAAGTTGTAGCTATGGAATTCTATAAAACTGAAAaaggtgatgatggtaattACTCTGTAGACGAAGATCAATTCTTCCGTGTAAAATGTGATTATATCATCTCTGCTTTTGGTAGTCAAATTGGTAGTGTCGCTGAATCTTGTTCACCATTACAATTCAATAAATGGGGTACTGCAGACATTGACCCAATGACAATGACAAGTAAACATGCCGAATGGTTATTCTGTGGTGGTGATTTAGTTGGTAATGGTACAACCGTAGAAGCTGTAAATGATGGTAAAACCGCCTCTTGGAATATTcataaatatttacaatcACTCCATGGTATTCCAATTCCAGATGGTCCACCACAATTACCAAATTTCTTTACACCAATTGATCTTGTGGATATTAGTGTTGAAATGTGTGGTATGAAATTCCCAAACCCATTTGGTTTAGCATCTGCAACACCAGCCACCAGTGCCGCTATGATTAGACGTTCATTTGAACAAGGTTGGGGTTTCGCTGTCACCAAGACTTTCTCATTGGATAAAGATCTCGTTACCAATGTTTCACCAAGAATTGTTAGAGGTACCACTAGTGGTCATCATTTTGGTCCAGGTCAAGGTGCTTTCCTTAACATTGAACTTATCTCTGAAAAAACTTGTCACTATTGGTGTAAAGCTATCGGAGAATTAAAGAGAGATTTCCCAGATCGTATTGTTATCGCTTCAATTATGTGTGGTTTCAACAAAGAAGATTGGACTCAATTGGCTAAAATGGCTGAAGCATCTGGTGCCGATGGTATTGAACTCAATCTTTCTTGTCCACATGGTATGGGTGAAAAAGGTATGGGTTTGGCATGTGGTCAAGATACTGAATTGGTTTTCCATATTTGTCAATGGGTTAGAGCCGCCACTAGATTACCATTCTTTGCAAAATTAACTCCAAATGTAACTGAAATTAAAGAGATCGCCAAAGCTGCACATGATGGTGGTGCCGATGGTGTTACCGCTATCAATACCGTCTCTGGTTTAATGGGATTAAAAGGTGATAGTAACGCTTGGCCAGCAATTGGTGATGAGAAACGTACAACATACGGTGGTGTTTCAGGTAATGCTACTCGTCCAATTGCTTTACGTGCAGTTTCTTCCATTAGAAAATCTTTACCAGATTATCCAATTATGGCAACTGGTGGTGCTGATTCTGCTGATGCCACTATTCAATTCCTCCATTGTGGTGCTTCAGTAGTTCAAATTTGTTCATCCGTTCAAAATCAAGATTTCACCGTCGTTCAAGATTATATCACTGGTCTTAAGACTTATCTTTACATGCAATCTCGTGAAGATTTATTGCAATGGGATGGTCAATCACCACCAAATGAAATCATAAACAAaaatccaaaattaaaaggtTTACCAAAATTCGGTAAATATCTTTTAGAACGTAATAGAATCGATACTGAAGAGAAACAAAACATTGATTTACAAAAAGTTAAGAATCCATTAGTACCATCACCAAATCCAACTCATCCAGTTCCATCTCTCAAAGATCAAATTAATCGTGCAATCCCAAGAATTGGTCGTCATGATGATCTTAAACGTGATCAACAAGTAGTTGCTCTTATCGATGAAGATAAATGTATCAATTGTGGTAAATGTTATATGACTTGTAATGATTCTGGTTATCAAGCTATTAAATTCGATGGTAAAACTCATATTCCATTAGTCACTGATTTATGTACTGGTTGTGATTTATGTTTATCAGTTTGTCCAGTACCAGATTGCATTACAATGGTACCACGTGAAACAATTTATGTACCAGATAGAGGTTTAACTgtccaaaattaa
- the aph1 gene encoding gamma-secretase subunit Aph-1, producing MTQVLFYGCLFITFSPILAFFFMVIAKNSQLVILTIGGSFFWLVSILIAAIWWYIIPPMREHWWFIISFSVLFQEIFRYIFFRLYSYGFNDRPSLNQIKETQHQMALDSMRKRKQAQQQKQQPPTNEIESINNEIIDTTNNNTNNNNNNNNNINDDDNKEITEEEKEKRKIEKQKQREIEINARLETLSARPNHTLSSAAIGVGSGVAYGFIMFGSILWESTGPGTLFSPACPSVNLFMLSSIITLFMTLLHVVYNVLAFQGYRSKKYHLVAFVIITHFVTTYLTLLNLPTKTTSCVGSILPIGIITVFSVGFCIFSLLKSDSITKIH from the exons atgacacaggttttattttatggttgtctttttattactttttcaCCAATTCTTGCATTCTTTTTTATGGTGATTGCAAAGAATAGTCAATTAGTTATTTTAACAATTGGAGG gTCATTCTTTTGGTTagtatcaatattaatagCAGCGATATGGTGGTACATTATACCACCAATGAGAGAACATTGGTGGTTTATAATATCATTTAGTGTATTATTTCAAGAAATATTTagatatatattttttagattATATTCATATGGTTTCAATGATAGACCatctttaaatcaaattaaagaaactCAACATCAAATGGCTTTAGATTCAAtgagaaaaagaaaacaagctcaacaacaaaaacaacaaccaccaactaatgaaattgaaagtataaataatgaaattattgacaccaccaacaacaacaccaacaataataataataataataataatataaatgatgatgataataaagaaattacagaagaagaaaaagagaaaagaaaaattgaGAAACAAAAACAAAGAGAGATTGAAATTAATGCAAGATTAGAAACCTTATCAGCAAGACCAAATCATACTTTATCATCTGCTGCAATTGGTGTTGGTAGTGGTGTTGCTTATGGTTTCATTATGTTTGGTTCAATTTTATGGGAGAGTACTGGTCCTGGTACTTTATTCTCTCCAGCTTGTCCTtctgttaatttatttatgttATCTTCAATCATCACTTTGTTTATGACTTTATTACATGTAGTTTATAACGTTTTAGCATTTCAAGGTTATAgatcaaaaaaatatcatttggTTGCTTTTGTTATTATAACTCATTTTGTAACAACTTATTTa acacttttaaatttaccaacTAAAACAACTTCTTGTGTGGGATCAATTTTACCAATTGGTATAATAACAGTGTTTTCTGTTGGTTTTTGTatcttttcattattaaaaagtgaTTCAATTActaaaattcattaa
- the krsB gene encoding MST subfamily kinase, with the protein MEESGQLSDFKLPEGIKDPSLEFDLIECLGRGSFGSVYKATYKKTGNIVAVKLVPINEDFQEILKEINIMKQCKSKYVVQYYGNYFKDETCWIIMEYCAFGSVSDMMNITNRVLNEEQIALVCYSTLKGLYYLHRNSKIHRDIKPGNILVSEEGECKLADFGVSGQLSERTRKRNTVIGTPFFLAPEVIQEVGYDNKADIWALGISAIEMAEFHPPYHDLHPMRVLFMIPTSTSPTLKEPHKWSPEFSDFIALCLAKEQSQRPSAKDLLKHSFFEKKLKGSYVMKSLSETAQMVIERCGGREEAVKAAAERKSKQSGVSVDFIHCESVDEPDSSDEEDLLERNNKRLSTQIQQKKEQQAQQQQQQAQQQQQQQQQQQQQYQPPSPNNNNRTTTKNNDINELDSLLNNMMMSSSASASTSPSPSSISSNGNKSGTTTNDYHTGNGRTSSSSPQFGLQHQNSSNSFPSSPNTVPSVESKPRQPASELDDLLEEMMNPSFGNRARNSSGGGGGLTPIGSPITKRPTPTMQSSTTTTTSSSSLPLPMSPSVYLSPTRVSGIWSGESAGGCANTTLWRKNPQYLLQITATTTIRITLRQTGDKLVHIGFYFARSNTGANDQFRRRITLTKEYLVPGLDITFLKSTEVSAKITMEPGYYVIIPATFEPNQEGSFELDVTATSDNIGGQYNSNNNIKLSEIKGDRDWRIISDRFEWRGSSAGGSFSGSSATWKDNPKFFFETTQTSNTTIVLGKLSDIPKETYIGFYIFKADKNCPFISLTANNLYSKTSFVNGIEVVHTQQQMPPGCYIIVPCTYDSRQEGSFTLTCYSDCQQGSIYKLDLSEQILTVHGEWRGATSGGCLNHTTWRNNAQYLIHNTSSSPTKVTIMLEQLEKMDNQQLPFVGFYVAKSPTPNLDKKLFSLTPKDIVGNTEFINDYQVHFTSIMEPNTSYIIIPSTFTPGIEYPFNLRVITNQHNVIQISRLPEWSTRKLSGEWRGQSCGGRYSNTSSSWTLNPRFRFNLPRGGRFTIILAQAEKPSYNGIGFYYFKTLQDGTLREFVCKSGFICGKEIVLESSINEGVTGVVIPSTFEPNIQDSFNLTIYSEFDLDFYNN; encoded by the exons ATGGAGGAAAGTGGTCAACTTagtgattttaaattaccagAAGGTATTAAAGATCCATCACTAGAGTTTGATTTAATAGAATGTTTAGGTAGAGGATCATTTGGATCAGTTTATAAGGCGACTTATAAAAAGACAGGTAACATTGTCGCTGTAAAATTAGTACCAATCAATGAAGATTTTCAAgagattttaaaagaaattaatattatgaaACAatgtaaatcaaaatatGTAGTTCAATATTatggtaattattttaaagatgAAACTTGTTGG attATTATGGAATATTGTGCATTTGGATCAGTTAGTGATATGATGAATATAACAAATAGAGTATTAAATGAAGAACAAATTGCATTAGTATGTTATAGTACATTGAAAGgattatattatttacataGAAATAGTAAGATTCATAGGGATATTAAACCAGGTAATATATTAGTATCAGAGGAAGGTGAATGTAAATTAGCAGATTTTGGAGTGAGTGGACAATTGAGTGAACGTACCAGAAAGAGAAATACGGTTATTGGTACACCATTCTTTTTAGCACCAGAGGTTATTCAAGAGGTTGGTTACGATAATAAAGCAGATATTTGGGCATTAGGTATCTCTGCTATTGAAATGGCAGAATTTCATCCACCATATCATGATTTACACCCAATGAGAGTGTTATTCATGATTCCAACTTCAACATCACCAACTTTGAAAGAACCTCATAAATGGTCACCGGAATTCTCTGATTTCATCGCATTATGTTTAGCAAAAGAGCAAAGTCAAAGACCATCCGCTAAAGATCTCTTAAAACATTCCttttttgaaaagaaattaaaaggtAGTTATGTTATGAAATCGTTATCTGAAACTGCTCAAATGGTCATTGAAAGATGTGGTGGTAGAGAAGAAGCTGTTAAAGCTGCTGCtgaaagaaaatcaaaacaatctGGTGTTTCAgtt gatTTTATTCATTGTGAAAGTGTTGATGAACCAGATAGTTCagatgaagaagatttattagaaagaaataataagAGATTAAGTactcaaattcaacaaaagaaagaacaacaagctcaacaacaacaacaacaagctcaacaacaacaacaacaacaacaacaacaacaacaacaatatcaaccaccatcaccaaataataataatagaacaacaacaaaaaataatgatataaatgaattagattctttattaaataatatgatGATGTCATCATCAGCATCAGcatcaacatcaccatcaccatcttctatatcatcaaatggtaataaGAGTGGTACTACTACTAATGATTATCATACTGGTAATGGTagaacatcatcatcatcaccacaatTTGGATTACAACATCAAAATTCAAGTAATAGTTtcccatcatcaccaaatacAGTACCAAGTGTTGAGAGTAAACCAAGACAACCAGCATCGGAATTGGATGATTTATTAGAGGAAATGATGAATCCATCATTTGGAAATAGAGCACgtaatagtagtggtggtggcggCGGTTTAACACCAATTGGATCACCAATTACAAAAagaccaacaccaacaatgcaatcatcaacaacaacaacaacatcatcttcttcattaccattaccaatgTCACCGTCAGTTTACTTATCACCAACTCGTGTAAGTGGCATTTGGTCAGGTGAGAGTGCAGGTGGTTGTGCTAATACAACATTATGGCGTAAAAATCCACAATATTTATTACAAATTACAGCAACAACTACAATTCGTATAACATTACGTCAAACTGGTGATAAATTAGTTCATATTGGATTTTATTTCGCTCGTTCAAATACTGGTGCCAATGATCAATTTAGACGTAGAATTACATTGACTAAAGAATATTTAGTACCAGGTCTTGATATCACCTTTTTAAAGAGTACTGAAGTTTCTGCGAAAATTACAATGGAACCAGGTTATTATGTTATCATTCCAGCAACATTTGAACCAAATCAAGAGGGTAGCTTTGAATTGGACGTCACCGCCACCTCTGATAATATCGGTGGTCaatataatagtaataacaacatCAAACTATCAGAGATAAAAGGTGATAGAGATTGGAGAATTATAAGTGACCGTTTCGAATGGAGAGGTTCAAGTGCAGGTGGCAGTTTTAGCGGCTCCTCTGCAACATGGAAAGATAATCCAAAATTCTTTTTCGAAACCACTCAAACTTCAAATACCACCATTGTGTTGGGCAAACTTTCAGATATTCCAAAGGAAACCTATATTGGGTTCTACATTTTCAAAGCGGATAAAAATTGTCCATTCATTTCACTTACAGCAAATAATCTCTACTCAAAGACAAGCTTTGTCAATGGTATCGAGGTGGTTCAcactcaacaacaaatgcCACCCGGTTGTTATATCATTGTGCCTTGCACTTATGATTCACGTCAAGAGGGTAGTTTCACTTTGACTTGTTATTCAGATTGTCAACAAGGTTCAATCTATAAATTGGATCTTTCCGAACAGATTCTCACAGTACATGGTGAATGGAGAGGTGCAACAAGTGGTGGTTGTTTAAATCACACCACTTGGAGAAACAATGCTCAATATCTCATTCATAATACTTCCTCCTCACCAACAAAGGTAACGATAATGTTGGAACAATTGGAGAAGATGGATAATCAACAATTACCATTCGTTGGTTTCTATGTTGCAAAATCACCAACACCAAATTTAGATAAGAAACTTTTCTCTTTAACTCCAAAAGATATCGTTGGAAATACAGAGTTTATCAATGATTATCAAGTTCATTTCACTTCAATTATGGAACCTAATACTTCCTACATCATTATACCCTCAACTTTTACACCAGGCATTGAGTATCCTTTCAATTTACGTGTTATTACCAATCAACATAATGTAATTCAAATATCACGTTTACCAGAATGGAGTACTCGTAAACTTTCTGGTGAATGGAGAGGTCAATCTTGTGGTGGTCGTTATTCAAATACTAGTTCAAGTTGGACACTAAATCCACgttttagatttaatttaCCAAGAGGTGGTCGTTTCACTATTATATTGGCTCAAGCTGAAAAACCATCCTATAATGGTATTGgtttctattattttaaaactttacaAGATGGTACACTAAGAGAATTTGTTTGTAAAAGTGGTTTCATTTGTGGTAAAGAAATAGTTTTAGAAAGTTCAATCAATGAAGGTGTTACTGGTGTTGTAATTCCTTCAACTTTTGAACCAAATATTCAAGATTCTTTCAATTTAACAATTTATTCAGAATTTGATTtagatttttataataattaa